DNA from Xiphophorus maculatus strain JP 163 A chromosome 6, X_maculatus-5.0-male, whole genome shotgun sequence:
GCTTccattcaaataaatgtaactattaaataataaaagcattCATCAGCTTTAAAGCATCATTGTCACTGAGAAACAAACACAGTGAGTTACAGAGGGAAATTTCAGTCTTCTGGAGACAAACATTTCCTTCAGGACTTTTATGATTCATAATGATCCTCAGTCATCATCAGACGGAACCAGAACATTTCAGCCTTTTgggactgaaaatgttttggatgaaattattcataaagaaaatgaaaatctgaagttCCATTATGATACTTTAACTCCAGCACATCCTGGAGCTTTTTAGAGACCAGATTAGGAATATGAATTGTTTATCATCATATTTAAACATCTGAGGGGAAGGTAgttgaaacataaaacagaatcaGGCTAAATCTGTTTctaacatattttgtttttggcttaCCTTCCTGTTTGCCCTCATGGTGTAAATTACATGGAGATAGGGTAAACTCTTCCAACTAATCTCATGTTCAATTCcccttctgtttatttgtacattAATACTTTGAATTTTTAGATTAGATTTCTTACCTGACTAggtgttaaataaaacataaataagctCTACTGAACTGAATGTAATTACAATACCCACTGAGAGTTTTAAACTCAAACTGGTCCTCTTTCTGGAATAAATATCTGAATTTACTCCACTTTCTTACtgttttaaaaccttgaaaCTCTTCTTTATTCCTAGTCTTCCTTTTAGGCAGGGTGGAGCCAACATTTACTGAAGGTgaaagctgattggctgcagcccCTCTGCACTGAAAACTGATTGGAAGATAAGAGCTTAACCTGTTTCTGttctcagaaagtgaaactcacacAGTCACTGTGAGTGAGAGTAGAAATGGCGCAGCAAGCAGTTCAGCTGGACCGGGAAACTTTCTCCTGTTCGATCTGTTTGGATCTTCTGACAGATCCGGTGACGATTCCctgtggacacagctactgTTTCAAATGCATTAAGGGTCACTGGGATCAAGAGGATCAGAAAAGAATCCACTGCTGTCCGCAGTGCAGGAAAACCTTTATACCGAGGCCTGTCCTGGAGAAGAACACCATGCTAGCAGCTTtagtggagcagctgaagaagactggACTCCAAGCTGCCCCTGCTGACCACTGCtatgctggacctgaagatgtggcctgtgatttctgcactggaagaaaactgaaagccatcAAGTCCTGTTTAGTCTGTCTGGCCTCTTACTGTGAGAAACACCTTCAGCCTCATTATGATTCAGCTACTTTTAAGAATCACAAGCTGGTGGAGCCGTCCAAGAAcctccaggagaacatctgctctAAGCATGGTAAGGTGATTGATATCTTCTGCCGCACTGATCAGAAGTGTATCTGCTATCTCTGCTCTATGGATGAACATAAAGGTCACAACACAGtatcagctgcagcaggaagagcTGAAAGtcagagagagctggaggagagacgaggaaacatccagcagagaatccaggaccgagagaaagatgtgaagctgcttcaacaggaggtggaggccatcaatcactctgctgataaaacagtggaggacagtgagaagatcttcactgagctgatccatctcctccagaaaagaagctctgatgtgaagcagcagatcagatcccagcaggaaactgaagtgagtcgagtcaaagatgttcaggagaagctggagcaggagatcactgagctgaagaggaaagacgctgagctggagcagctctcacacacagaggatcacaaccagtttctcctcaactacccctcactgccagcactcagtgagtctacacactcatccagcatcaacatccgtcctctgagacactttgaggacgtggcagcagctgtgtcagagctcagagagaaactacaggacgtcctgagagactcatggacaaacatctcactgatgGTCACTGGGGTGGATGTTTcactgtcagaaccagaaccaaggaGCAGAGATGGattcttaaaatattcatgtaaaatcactctggatccaaacacagcaaacacaaTGCTGGTTCTGTCAGAGGGGAACAGGAAGGTTACATCAATGGATCAGCATCAGTCTTATCCTAGTCACCCAGACAGATTCACTCACTTCATTGAGGTTCTGAGTAACGAGAGTCTAACTGGACGTTGTTACTTTGAGGTGAAGTGGAGAAGTTTAGGGATTTATGTAGCAGTCGCATACAAGAAtatcagcagagcaggaagtggaaaTGAATGTAGATTTGGATATAATGACAGATCTTGGGCATTTTCTTCTTATGAAAATACTTTTAGTTTTGGTCACAACAACATCTGGACCTCCatctcaggtccagtttcctccagagtcggagtgtacctggatcacagagcaggtattctgtccttctacagcgtCTCTGGATCCATGACTCTgatccacagagtccagaccagatTCACTCAGCCGCTACATGCTggagtttctgtgtttcctgGAGGTTTTGCAGAgttatgtaataaaaaatagtcaaaatctACTAAAGATTCAGTTAGTTGGTTCTGATTTTTGGTTCTCCAGCTGACCTTTTTTCTTGATCATTGTTGTTTCAAAAATCAGTAGCCAGATTGCACTTGATTttcttcaaatcagattttctggttttgttgaaTGTAATCATTTCTTGACGCTCCTCTTTAAAACAGATGATCAGCACAAGAATGTTTACGCTTGTTGTTTTTAGCACAAATTATTGTGGAcaaatcagaataaaacaaggtgctgtggtggcgcagagTTTAGCTGTGCTTTTGGCGGGATGCTGCCCTCTACAGGAATATTGTGTACATGACATAGAGAAATTGTTTATTATTGCTTCATTATTTTTACTTACATAGAatgaatctgtgtttttaatctctgaataaaattcttatttggttctttctctctttgtgtgttttctgtactgtacatataaaAAACTGAATCCAGACTCCCAGGATCTCCTCACAATTCACATCTGCTCAACTCCAACTCCTCATGTTGCAGCCTGAACTGCTTCCATTTATACAAATTAAAGTATTAATTTCCACcatacagagaaacaaacactgtGAGATACAGAGGGGAATTTCAGCCGTCTGGAagcaaactttttcatattgaTCCTCAACCATCatcagacagaaccagaacatttcagcctcttcagactgaaaatattttggatgagATGATtcatgaagaaaatgaaaatctgaagttATTTTACTCCAACACATCCTGGAACTCTTTTGAGTCCAGATTAGGAATATTATTTATCGTCATATTTAGTGTAAGGTTtgtttgaatatatatataacaagtAATATTACAAAAGAAGGCAAGTTTTAATTAGTGCAAGAATGCATAATATTGACTTATACAATGAAAGAttacaaaattaacatttttcattcaaaaactCTGCTgctaaattactgaataaatagACACACAATCTCACAAAGAATTAGACAAATAGGAAGTTTATTTATGGTGATCCAAAATGTATTCATAACTAATATTGATGAAGGTCTAACAGAAATCTGTGAGAAGTTCTCCTTAACCCATAATCACAATTATTGGATTAGGTGTTTTGTAATAACAAACTAtcctgcaggtggcagtgtgACATCACAGACAGTTCTAGACAATGAAATAACGTGAGTTTTATCCTATTTACCACaaagaaaaaccaacaacataacacataaaatcagcTCCAGTCCATAATGAGACAATATCTGTTGTTTCATGTGTGTCAGGGctcaacaaaatcaaaaatgatcAGCTGGTTTAACTATTTTCAACCTGGCTATGGAAAAAACTGTCTGCACAtaaatttcagaataaaattatttctgtccATTTGTTAATGAACAACaataataaccaaaataaaagtgaagcGATTTAAGTGAACAACGTATCTATGGGTTCACAGAACTCAGCAGAAAGTGCCGTGTTATACATCCTAACTCCAGCCAGCAGCGGCTGGGTGAatctggtctggactctgtggaggagagtcaTGGTTTCAGAGACGCTGTAGAAGAACAGATCACCTGCGCTGTGATCCAGGTACACTCCAACTCTGGAGCAATGAGGATCTGAGATGggggttttgttgttgttatgcCAAAATGAATTACTACTTGTGTCAAAAAGTAAAGCCCAGGATTTATCATTATGTCCAAATCCACATTCATtcacacttcctgttctgctgATAGTCTTGTACGCGACTGCTACAGAAACCCCCATCCCTCTCCACTCCACTTCCCAGTAACAACgtccagtcagactctctctGCTCAGAACCTGAAACCATTCACTGAATCTGTCTGGGTGACTGAAGCACCATTGTTGTTGACGTGCAAACGTGACCTTCCTGTTCCCCTCTGACAGTAACAGCTGAGGGTGTGCTGTGTTTGGGTCCAGTGTGATTTCTCGTACATATTTTAAGAAGTCCGCTCGggtctttggttctggttctggcattaaaacacattcagtGTAGAGTTCAACTTCAGGCCATAACAGGCTCTGTAGTACCTCTGCTGAAGAACAGTTCTGTTGGAGGTTCTTGACCGGCTCCACCAGAATGTGATTCTCTAGCAAGAAATCTTCATAATGAGGTTCCAGATGTTCCTCACAGTACCCGTTCTGACAGATTAAACAGAACTTGATGGCTTTCCGTTGTCTTTCAGAGCAGAAATCACAGGGAacatcttcaggtccagcataGTGGGGATCAGCAGGAGCAgtagcatcagcagcagcagcttcatgtcGATTGCTCCTCAGTTGCTCCACTGCAGCTACtaatatgatgtttttcttcaggacAGGCCTCGGTGAAAACGTTTTCCTGCATTGCGGGCAGCTGTAGACTCCTTCATTCCAGTGACCCACAATGCAGTTCATAcagtagctgtgtccacagGGAATAGTCACCGGCTCGGTCAGCAGATCCAAACAGATCGAACAGTTGAAGGTGTTTCGGTCCATCTGAACTGCCTGTTCTGCCATGTCTTCTCTCAGTGACAGTCACTGTGCCAGCTTCACGTccttaaaacacaaactgaactctGAGCAGAAACTCTGACAATATTATCTGTCAGATTTTGTTGGTTACACCCATCTGTATGCTGACGGAGGGATGGGTAAAGAAATATGTGAACAGACTGGACCTAATGTGATACAAGGAAGATATGGAGGAAATATGACTGCTATTCCAGTCAGAGAAATGctttaagagaaaaacatgagTGTTAGCATAGAAAGTTTCCTGTCTTTCATTGGTGCTAGTGtgtattgtctgtttttaacattgtgtatgtattttatgttgCCTTGAATCTTTGAAATGCCTGacattaaaacaagagaaaggaTTTTACAGGAGCTTCCTGGTCACCTGATGACTGAAAAATCCTACCAAGTGGTCAAATTTCTAGAActaatatcttagtacacttgaaacaagagaaaactaacttactgGTAAATTTTCAGCCCGACATAGgggcttgttttaggtcaataattacataatcttgatgaaaatgtattagttccataggcagattatttcacttgtaacaagacatttttcacttcttataagtgaaataattttccaaaatcattttttgtccatattaaggaatcatttacttaaaacaaactcctatatcttgctgaatggttacttgtaagttagttttgttcaGAAACAATATCCAGTGATGTTTGTGTTCATCTTTAAGATGAGTTTACTGGAAAAGCTTCTTCAGGTTCTGGTTGAActggttttaaagagacaggaagGAACAAAAACAATCGCCCTCCATCGATCTATGAACATTGTGAAGAAACCGACAGGAGTGAATgacttggagagaaaaatacaactgCATTGTTTGTGtatcagaaatgaaaataaatatgttggcAAAAGACCAACTATGGCTCTATATAAACACTGCAAACCTCTCTTTGTTGCTCGAGTTACATGGAAACAAACTTtacaaatgcaaaacagaagTAAAGtctctgcagagaaacattGAGTCAAATAATCTAATTAAACCCATATTAACTAATTCTgacataaaaaactgaaataaattaaaagttatttttacagttCTAAAAGGTCTTGGAGAGACCATAAAACCAAATTATGACTTTAGATACTGCTCTGTGGACTACGGTGTTTTAATGTAACAGGGTGTGTCGCAGCCTTTCGTTCCCAAAAAGCCAAAAATTCCAATAAAGGCTGTGGGTGGCAACAGGTGGTTTTGGATTTGTACGCACTTTttaattgattcatttattgtaaaagtagaaataaaataattaccaaAAAAGGTCTTGTAACTTAGTCAAAACgaaaaataatctcaatttaatgtttgaagGTGTAAACAAGTGTAAATAAGTGGTCAAAAAATCATTTCACCAAACCTCCAGTCCACACCAGACATTTACCAAACAATCCACCAAGCACCCTGTGTGTTCTTAATTACTCAAATTGGTGGGCGGGTCTAATAATTAACAACGTAATCTAaacaattccaaatataaaaattaactaCAAATTTTGattctaaattaacttaaatatattctaactacccaaagaacaaaacgaaattggtagaaattataaactacaaaacttTAGCATAAATGGCCACAACAGGGTGAATAGGAAACAGTAACGTTGTTATTTAGTGATGGAACAATAATCAGTGTATGAAAATCTCCTTTACagatcaaacagaaaatgggaaagcattatttggtttaaatattttacacaaatagACATAAAGACCAATTTTAACCCTTCAGGACTCGAAGTGTTTTTAAACCCACAATCATTAGTTATTGTTATGTACAGGAAGCTTCGTTCCAATTCCTTGTTTCAACCATGAACAAACAACAAGATACAAAATTCGTTCTGCATCATTATGCACAGCTGCCTATTCCATTACTGCTGCATTAAACTTCAGTGAAACAGAAAGTTTCACTGAAGTTTCAGTTAAACACAGCAACTATTCTCTATCAGCAGAATTTCTTGTTCCTTCTCCTTTAGATCTGAACCTTGAAGTTGGGTGGAACATCACCTGCTGAAGGTAAAAGCTGACAGGCTGCAGCCTCTCTGCACTGACACATGATTCACAGATCAGAACTCAAACCTGTTTCTGTtcccagaaaaacaaactcacacAGTCGCTGTGACTGAGAGGAGAAATGGAGCAGCAGGCAGTTCACAGCTGGACTGAGAAACTTTCTCCTGTCCAATCTGtctggatctactgaaggaTCCGGTGACGATTCCctgtggacacagctactgTATGAACTGCATTAAAGATCACTGGGATGATTACTGGGAGCTCTCTCACACAGAGtatcacaaccagtttctcctcaactacccctcactgccagcactcagtgagtctacacactcatccagcatcaacatccgtcctctgagacactttgaggacgtggcagcagctgtgtcagagctcagagagaaactacaggacgtcctgagagactcatggacaaacatctcactgatggtcactgaggtggatgttctactgtcagaaccagaaccaaagagcagagctggattcttaaaatattcatgtgAAATCACACTGGATCCAAACACAACATACAGTTATCTGTTACTATGAGAGGGAAACAGGAAAGCTACAATGATGGATCAACCTCAGTCTTATTCTAGTCACCCGGACAGATTCACTAATTATTCTCAAGTCCTGAGTAAAGAGAGTTTAACTGGACATTGTTAGTGGGAGGTGGAGAGGAGAGGGAAAGACGTTTATATAGCAATCTCAAATAAGGAGATCAGTAGAGATGGAAGTGAGAATGAATGTAGATTTGGATTTAACGATAAATCTTggtcatagttttttttttttacccctccagggggtcttttgtgggctctagtgtcccttatgtgacagtaggctgacaggaaacagggaaggagagtggggaagacatgcagcaaatgtcgtcgggtccgggagttgaaccagcgacggccgcatcgaggactcaaggcctccaaatatgggcgctaaccactacgccaccacggcacgcccttgGTCATTATTTTGTTACCAAAATGGATTTAAATTTGTTCACAACACCACCTGATGCTTCATCCAaggtccagtttcctccagagtcggagtgtacctggatcacagatcaggtattctgtccttctacagcgtCTCTGAATCCATGACTCTCCTCCAGAGTCCAGACCAGATTCACTCAGCTGCTACATGCTGGAGTTTTTGCTAAGTTTGACTTTTCTGCTGAGTTCTGTGAGCTGACAGAACTCTATTAGTCCTGCAGAGTTATAATAACATGTAACCCAGCGACACTATTTTCTTGATCATCGCCGTTTTATGTCTAAGCTCCTCAGAAGTCAATAGTCAGATATTGTCAGCACTTGCTTGTCTTCAGATTTGATGTTATGATTCTGATTAGTTTGTTCATTTCCTAACACTATTCTCTATTAGCAGCAAAGTgtgaattaaaatgacaaatggttccaaatgttgaaaaagtgaAACCAGTTCTTTGATCCTGTTCTTGTttgaacacttttttaaaaaaaaaatcttgaccCACATGAGGCAACAGATATTTTCTCACTGTGGTCTTGAGCTGATTTCACGTCTCGAAGAaacttcagaaataaaatgatccTGTTGCTTCACTGTTTATCTCTATTGGTGATGGGACACTGTCCTCTACAGGAAGGTTGTATCATTACAGTCATGGGATTGTTTATTATCGATTCATTATAtaatgaatgtgtttttctaattgtaaataaaattacaattttgtttgattatttctgtctttgtgtgttttgtgtcttgtaattacatatttacatatatatacagtatataatcaGTTTATAGATGCAGACTTCTACAAGCTCCTCACAGTTCATGTATCTGTTCAGAGTTACTGTGTAAGGAAAAccaattaaaaagcaacaagttATGAACTGTGTGACATTGTGGAATATAACATAACGttgcataatttaaatatttttatgatgcaatGTCCCATAATTGTCGAACCGTAAGAATAAAGATGCAGCACCAAGCAGCCATGAGCTCAGGATTAATCATTAAGTGAATATTATTAGGAATATTATAATGGAGAGTATAGTGTATAACTGCTTATTGTGAAAAGTTTCCTGAGATGCTAAATAGAACTGAATTGATCAGAGAGCTTTGTAAAAACAGGAGAATTGTGCTGTGAATTATAATCACATAATATGTGATGTTATATTGCTTAATGTACACATATTAAGCCATAATATGTGCGCTGTTCCACCACTAGAGGTCTCCCTGCAGCTCACCTGCTCCTCTCTGTGTTTACCTCCCAATCTCAGCGCTGCTGTAACGGTGGCAAACTGGACAAAAAGCACCCTCTTCTGCCCGGTGCGCCAGAAATACTGATGTAAGCTGCCTGGTGTTCCATccttctgggatttttttttgtccgctACACCGTGTGTTAGTGCCACTGTCCGTGGCGAAGGTGAGTTTGGTGATCATTGTGGTGAAAAATGGCTCAGTGACTCAAACACTGCGCGACCAGACAGCAGCTACAGGCGCTAGCACTGTTAGCTTAGCATGAAGGATTGTGCACACGGGGATCTCTAAAGCAAATCAAGTTAGCACATTTCTCTCCGAGAAAACTTTGTGACAACAGACTACTCCGAGTATATTCTATAAATATGTCCATCTATTTTCATTGATTATAAATTTTGGCAACGTTTGCTGATAAGTTTGTTAGCTTAAGCGGCTAACAGTGCTACGTATCAGTTTAGCTTGgctaacaaaaaacataaattactcGCTGCAAAAACGTTATTGCTCCTGTAACATTGTCATTATTTGATGCCATTTTGTGTCATTGTTTATATCCCCAGCAGAGACTATTTAATTATTCATTCACTAGTATATATTTGTCGTGACTATTTGTATTTCAGGCGTTAGCTCGCTGGCTAGCAGAAGCTACACCGAGCTTTTTAATGGCCTCCGCAGCTGCCTCTTTGTTGCCGGGGTTCAAGTGATGACTGTAGACTGTTGTCTAGTTTGGTTTTATGTCACAATTTTATATCGAACCGCCGAGGTTTGCAGTCCCAGAAGGCGTCAGTTGGTGTAAATAACACAATCAATCTTGCTGTTGGCGGGTTTAATGGTCAGTGAGGTGCCAAACTCTGTACCTGGAGCTGCACACTTTAGACAGCCGGACTGGTTGAACAGAATATCACTGATGATTGGgagtcaataaaataaaaacctggtaATGTTTCCGTAGGGATCccttggttgttttttttttttgatcaaatgaaaaatcaaaCCCGTTTTAAGCGCATGGTTCCAAACTCAGGCTAGAAAAGTGTGGCTTGTTCATATATGGATAGGAATGGAAAAAGCAAAGCATGGAAAATGCTTCTGTTCCAACACATTACTCTGTTGTCATTCTACTATAGAAAAGGCACATCATTCAGCCATTCATTTTCAAAGCCAAGACCTTCTTGGAACTGCACCACATCATAAATCCATCTGTCTGTTtatgcatccatccatttgtcccTTCACGCTTCTGTACATCCACCCACCTGTCCTGCTTTTCTAATCAttattcatccatccttccaCTGATGAACTCACTTAGGATAAATTCATCTCTGTTTTTAGTGCGACTCTTTGGCTACATGGGGTTGGTTGTCACATGCTTTATTACAGTTTTAGT
Protein-coding regions in this window:
- the LOC111608798 gene encoding tripartite motif-containing protein 16-like, yielding MAQQAVQLDRETFSCSICLDLLTDPVTIPCGHSYCFKCIKGHWDQEDQKRIHCCPQCRKTFIPRPVLEKNTMLAALVEQLKKTGLQAAPADHCYAGPEDVACDFCTGRKLKAIKSCLVCLASYCEKHLQPHYDSATFKNHKLVEPSKNLQENICSKHGKVIDIFCRTDQKCICYLCSMDEHKGHNTVSAAAGRAESQRELEERRGNIQQRIQDREKDVKLLQQEVEAINHSADKTVEDSEKIFTELIHLLQKRSSDVKQQIRSQQETEVSRVKDVQEKLEQEITELKRKDAELEQLSHTEDHNQFLLNYPSLPALSESTHSSSINIRPLRHFEDVAAAVSELREKLQDVLRDSWTNISLMVTGVDVSLSEPEPRSRDGFLKYSCKITLDPNTANTMLVLSEGNRKVTSMDQHQSYPSHPDRFTHFIEVLSNESLTGRCYFEVKWRSLGIYVAVAYKNISRAGSGNECRFGYNDRSWAFSSYENTFSFGHNNIWTSISGPVSSRVGVYLDHRAGILSFYSVSGSMTLIHRVQTRFTQPLHAGVSVFPGGFAELCNKK
- the LOC111608851 gene encoding tripartite motif-containing protein 16-like — translated: MAEQAVQMDRNTFNCSICLDLLTEPVTIPCGHSYCMNCIVGHWNEGVYSCPQCRKTFSPRPVLKKNIILVAAVEQLRSNRHEAAAADATAPADPHYAGPEDVPCDFCSERQRKAIKFCLICQNGYCEEHLEPHYEDFLLENHILVEPVKNLQQNCSSAEVLQSLLWPEVELYTECVLMPEPEPKTRADFLKYVREITLDPNTAHPQLLLSEGNRKVTFARQQQWCFSHPDRFSEWFQVLSRESLTGRCYWEVEWRGMGVSVAVAYKTISRTGSVNECGFGHNDKSWALLFDTSSNSFWHNNNKTPISDPHCSRVGVYLDHSAGDLFFYSVSETMTLLHRVQTRFTQPLLAGVRMYNTALSAEFCEPIDTLFT